The following are from one region of the Syngnathus acus chromosome 19, fSynAcu1.2, whole genome shotgun sequence genome:
- the six3b gene encoding homeobox protein SIX3b, with protein sequence MVFRSPLDFFSASRLLLPPTANATPGDPPVSCAPLPGLCFSASQIASVCETLEETGDVERLARFLWSLPVTSDGRDSISEHESVRRARAVVAYHTGSFRELYRIVETHRFTRASHGKLQAMWLEAHYREAEKLRGRPLGPVDKYRVRKKFPLPRTIWDGEQKTHCFKERTRGLLREWYLQDPYPNPGKKRELAHATGLTPTQVGNWFKNRRQRDRAAAAKNRLQHHRLCSEGAGHPLGVGACSPNLNADRADGQTLLSVTDSDSDLDV encoded by the exons ATGGTGTTCAGGTCGCCTCTCGACTTCTTCTCCGCCTCCCGTCTACTCCTTCCCCCCACGGCCAATGCCACCCCCGGCGACCCCCCGGTCTCCTGCGCCCCTCTACCGGGCCTGTGCTTCTCGGCCTCGCAGATCGCCAGCGTATGCGAGACGCTGGAGGAAACGGGCGACGTGGAGCGCCTGGCGCGCTTCCTCTGGTCCCTCCCGGTGACCTCGGACGGGCGTGACTCCATCTCGGAGCACGAGTCAGTGCGGCGCGCCCGCGCCGTGGTGGCCTACCACACCGGCAGCTTCCGCGAGCTGTACCGCATCGTGGAGACTCACCGCTTCACACGCGCTTCCCACGGCAAACTGCAGGCCATGTGGCTGGAGGCGCACTACCGAGAAGCGGAGAAGCTGCGCGGCCGGCCGTTGGGGCCCGTGGACAAGTACCGCGTCCGCAAGAAGTTCCCGCTGCCGCGCACCATCTGGGACGGCGAGCAGAAGACGCATTGCTTTAAGGAGCGCACGCGCGGACTTCTGCGCGAGTGGTACCTCCAGGATCCCTACCCGAACCCCGGCAAGAAACGAGAACTGGCGCACGCTACCGGCCTCACTCCGACCCAGGTGGGGAACTGGTTCAAGAACCGCAGGCAGCGAGATCGAGCCGCGGCTGCCAAAAACAG GTTGCAGCACCACCGTTTGTGTTCTGAAGGCGCGGGCCATCCCCTAGGCGTGGGGGCGTGCAGTCCGAACCTGAACGCGGACCGAGCCGACGGCCAAACACTCCTCTCGGTAACGGACAGTGACTCGGACTTGGACGTCTGA